A part of Crassostrea angulata isolate pt1a10 chromosome 5, ASM2561291v2, whole genome shotgun sequence genomic DNA contains:
- the LOC128185699 gene encoding beta-1,3-galactosyl-O-glycosyl-glycoprotein beta-1,6-N-acetylglucosaminyltransferase-like, with protein MDFSSSYRSTRKRCARYALVFFCLILATQVIFNYVSKKTTRGKFVFYRNYKDVTATKQSRKADDMFLQRSVHLFDNGPQFDASFSPLYYNKSGSQSFEHSSQKFFGSERVIPNVDCGLLFEQNDKEIKRVRKMRVKNKSQSFCQQTKACENFINTKEYIMDSLTDEERNFPIAYSILVYKSPEQFEILLRSIYRPQNMYCVHVDRKTVEYVFNEFFCIVRCFPNVKMVSKRIEVNWGKISVLLPDITCMKDLLSIPKWKYFINLTGQEFPLRTNYELVKILQIFNGSNDGEGTIKRANKERWNITEKPPHTIQPVKGSVHVTLNRKVVEYVINHDVAADFLTWVNKTSIPDETFFASLIHNPQLGIPGSFKGDLETDVGVRKPFLSRFVNWEGLSNHRQCHGKYVRSVCVFGVGDLSLLARRPEFFTNKFHTDYQEAALLCMDQLIYNRTRDEYYQRLGFDLQYYEKLPHIRNII; from the exons ATGGATTTCTCCTCATCATATCGAAGCACAAGAAAAAGATGCGCCCGTTATGCGCTAGTTTTTTTCTGTCTTATACTAGCCACACAGGTAATCTTCAATTATGTATCTAAAAAGACAACGAGAGGAAAATTCGTTTTCTATAGAAACTACAAGGACGTAACAGCGACCAAGCAAAGTCGGAAGGCTGATGATATGTTCTTGCAGAGGAGTGTCCATTTGTTTGACAATGGACCACAATTTGATGCCTCTTTCTCGCCTCTGTATTATAATAAATCGGGATCACAATCTTTCGAACATTCATCACAGAAATTCTTTGGTTCTGAAAGAGTTATACCGAACGTAGATTGTGGTTTGCTGTTTGAACAGAATGACAAAGAAATTAAGAGAGTTCGTAAAATGAGGGTAAAAAACAAATCGCAGTCGTTTTGCCAACAAACAAAAgcatgtgaaaatttcatcaatacaAAAGAATACATTATGGATTCGTTAACAGATGAGGAGAGGAATTTTCCGATTGCCTACAGCATTCTTGTTTATAAAAGCCCAGAACAGTTTGAAATTCTTCTGAGGTCAATTTACCGTCCACAAAATATGTACTGTGTTCACGTAGATAGAAAAACTGTTGAATACGTCTTCAATGAATTTTTCTGCATCGTACGATGCTTTCCCAATGTGAAGATGGTGTCCAAAAGAATTGAAGtgaattggggaaaaataaGTGTTTTATTACCAGACATCACATGCATGAAAGACCTTTTATCAATTCCTAAATGGAAATATTTCATTAACTTAACTGGACAGGAATTTCCCCTTCGTACAAATTATGAACTGgtaaaaatattgcaaatttttaacGGTTCAAACGATGGAGAAGGCACCATCAAAAG GGCAAACAAGGAAAGATGGAATATTACTGAGAAACCTCCTCATACTATCCAGCCAGTCAAAGGCTCTGTCCACGTGACTTTAAACAGAAAAGTTGTGGAATACGTCATCAATCATGATGTAGCTGCCGATTTTCTTACATGGGTGAACAAAACAAGTATTCCAGATGAGACGTTCTTTGCAAGTTTGATTCATAATCCTCAGCTGGGAATTCCGGGAAGTTTTAAAG GAGATCTGGAAACAGATGTTGGCGTAAGAAAGCCTTTTCTATCACGATTTGTAAACTGGGAGGGCTTATCAAATCATCGGCAGTGTCATGGTAAATATGTTCGATCAGTCTGTGTGTTTGGAGTTGGGGATCTTTCTCTATTGGCTCGACGACCAGAATTCTTTACCAATAAATTCCACACAGATTACCAGGAAGCCGCTTTGCTTTGTATGGATCAGTTAATATACAACAGAACCAGAGATGAGTATTATCAACGGTTAGGATTTGATTTACAGTATTATGAAAAGCTACCACATATCAGGAACATCATATAG
- the LOC128185086 gene encoding beta-1,3-galactosyl-O-glycosyl-glycoprotein beta-1,6-N-acetylglucosaminyltransferase-like — MNLKDLQLTNKTMWIFYVLLGICIIIFTMLMNNSCSEKRNGIQSVITWTSQNVTDEAEKSATKDRFLQRIIKVFDNGPRFDYSFSPLYQNKSSKIIKSYTRHQNFDTDRYLSNVDCSLLFQENSKETERVRNLNTTNKSPTFCNQTYECNSFILSRGYIMDSLTDEERDFPVAYSILVYESPEQFEILLRAIYRPQNAYCVHVDRKTTENVFNEFSCIAQCFPNVKLASKRMEVEWGKIGIVLAELSCMKDLLSISKWKYFINLTGREFPLRTNYELVKILKIYNGSNDGEGTIKRANKDRWEIGVKPPHNIHPVKGSVHVTLNRKFVEYLVNNSVAADFLTWVNKTKIPDETYFATLIHNPNLGIPGSFKGDLETDYGVQKPFLSRFKNWETSPNSLPCNGKYVRTICIFGVGDLPLLARRPEFFANKFHLDYQRESLLCMDELIFNRTREEYYQRLHFDTTYYKNLKHIRNIV, encoded by the exons ATGAATTTGAAGGATTTACaacttacaaacaaaacaatgtgGATATTTTATGTGCTACTaggtatttgtattatcatatttacaatgttGATGAACAATTCTTGCTCAGAAAAAAGAAACGGAATTCAATCGGTTATTACTTGGACGAGCCAAAACGTTACAGACGAAGCGGAGAAAAGTGCAACTAAAGATCGATTCTTGCAACGGATTATCAAGGTTTTCGATAATGGACCACGATTTGATTATTCTTTTTCACCTTTGTATCAAAACAAGTCatcaaaaatcatcaaaagtTATACTCGACATCAAAACTTTGACACAGACAGATATTTATCAAATGTTGATTGTAGTTTGCTGTTTCAAGAAAACTCGAAAGAAACCGAGAGAGTTCGTAACCTGAATACTACAAACAAATCACCAACGTTTTGCAATCAAACGTACGAGTGTAACAGTTTCATTTTATCAAGAGGATATATAATGGATTCTTTAACCGACGAGGAGAGAGATTTCCCAGTTGCATATAGTATTCTTGTTTACGAAAGCCCAGAACAATTCGAGATTCTTCTGAGAGCCATATACCGCCCACAAAATGCTTACTGCGTTCACGTTGACAGAAAAACCACCGAAAACGTGTTTAATGAATTCTCATGCATTGCACAATGCTTTCCAAATGTGAAGTTGGCATCTAAAAGAATGGAGGTGGAATGGGGGAAAATAGGAATAGTACTAGCGGAACTCTCGTGCATGAAAGatcttttatcaatttcaaaatgGAAATATTTCATTAACTTAACTGGTCGGGAGTTTCCACTGCGTACAAATTATGAATtagtgaaaatattaaaaatttataatggtTCCAACGATGGGGAAGGCACAATCAAAAG gGCTAACAAAGACAGATGGGAAATTGGAGTAAAGCCTCCCCATAATATTCATCCAGTAAAGGGATCGGTTCACGTCACACTTAATAGAAAGTTTGTGGAATACCTCGTCAACAATAGTGTAGCTGCTGATTTTCTAACTTgggtaaacaaaacaaaaattccaGATGAGACATACTTCGCCACACTAATTCACAATCCTAATCTTGGAATTCCAGGAAGTTTTAAAG GAGATCTGGAAACAGATTATGGTGTACAAAAACCTTTTCTATCTCGGTTTAAAAACTGGGAAACTTCACCCAACTCTTTACCATGTAATGGTAAATACGTTAGAACGATCTGTATATTTGGAGTTGGAGATCTCCCTCTTCTTGCTCGTCGACCTGAGTTCTTTGCCAATAAATTTCATCTCGATTACCAAAGAGAATCTTTACTTTGTATGGATGAACTTATTTTTAACAGGACAAGGGAGGAATATTACCAACGACTGCATTTTGATACAACGtattataaaaacttaaaacataTCCGAAACATTGTATAA